Below is a window of Carassius gibelio isolate Cgi1373 ecotype wild population from Czech Republic chromosome B23, carGib1.2-hapl.c, whole genome shotgun sequence DNA.
ctcgctgctgactgaatgTGAGCTTTtggctcaacttattttaaagtctttaatgctgttgttatagctgttagctttctgaaatgatccgtggCGCTGACTTTCTCCAGACACTAGCACACCTGcttttggcccgacagtggaaacgcggctattgtCACCCCAAATAGATATTTTTATCCAATATGAGGTTAATATGCACCAACacgggtttgaaatgacacgTCCATAGATCTTTGAGATGAAAGGTCAAGGTAACATCTGACCTCCCTTTGCAGGCTGAGGAGAGGATGGCGAGGGAGCAACAAGAGAGACTgaggagagagggagaggagcTGGCAGAGATGCAGTACAtggtgacctctgaccttctGACAGAGCGACCAGAGGCTGCCAAGAGAAAAACCGAATCCTCAGCAGAGGGTCCACGAGTCCTGGCCGACCGCTGGAAGGGCATGACCCCACAGGAGATCAGTGAAATCCACCGAAAGAGAGAGGAACAGCTATTGGAGAAAGAGGTTAAGATCCTGCACTGACGTGCCATTTGAGCAAGCATTTATAGTCATCATAAAAGTAATACTCTTTTATCCCTTTCCGATTTCACCAGAGactgagagagatggagaggcAGAGAGATGTGGCCTGGGATTACCATCTGACAGAGCAGGCCagacagcaggagagagagaagaACAGAGACAAGGAGCTGCAGAGAGAGAGGAGAATTCAGCATGATAAATACAATCAACAGCTGGCACGAGAGCAGCAAGCTCAGTAAGTGGCACATCCATATTTCACTATTGTTAAAAACACACAGCAGCATGCAAGCAGAACGCAGACAactggaaaataaatataatcaagaGTAGTAAAAGACcttaaaaattattcattttttgttatatattaaacAGGAAACAGTTATgtaaatttgtaataatattgaaccattttgttgtttttattgcacttttgatcaaataaatgcagctttggtgagaataAGAAATTCTTGCCGACCCCTACCTTTTGATAGTAGTGTACGTtacattacagaagtaaaattcCATGTTCATTTTGACACTAACACCATAAGTGAGAACTTAATAATAGATACATTTCTGTGTATGCAAATTCTAATTTCGTTCATTGTATAGCTGTTGCTGGTAGCTATTAGCAGAGTAATTCTTGAATAACACAGTGAAAACGCAGTGTTTTCTGTTTTTCAGCCAACAATACCTGGACAAGCAGCTGTATACAAACCGTCCCACAGTTCACTACTTCACCCAGTTCGGCACAAGCTCTCGATAAAGCACCGTCCCATTCCATCCTCTTATCTGACCATTCTCCTGCACaacaaataaagtgctaccggatTTCAACGTGTACGTTTGACATTCAATCAATTGGAATTTTATAACAATCATTGCTGGCAGTTgccattataaaatattatatactgatgaattttatacagaatgttacaGATGTAGATGATCCCGTTGATTTTAAGAAGTATTTACTTACACTGGCTTATGGGTGATGCAGATACAATAACAAAATCCTGTTCATATCTATTTATCGTACCCCACCCTCACTTCCCTTTCAGTCCACGACACCACAGGGGAATGTGACCAATACAGTCCCACAACCTCATTCATCTCGTCCTTCATTTATTTTCACATCATATGCAGTAACAAACAGAACATACAAGAGGAATAAGAGACTATTATGTCAAGCTTATTTATGCATTAAGCCTACAGTTTAAGATGCATTATGAGCTTGAATGCGTACATTTGACAAGTAACAACAGAAACGGCAACGTTTGTCCGCTAGTCACGCTTTAAACATTGCCCTCCCTCCCAGTTTTAGTTGCAGTAGCAGAGGGCAGTATAGTGGATATCCGAGAGTCGATTCACCTCAGAGCTCAAAACACAGTCAAGACACTGACAAAATACACTAGCAGCAGTTCAGTTGAATATTGAGTTAGAATTTGCATCACTTCCCCCTCCTGTAAGAAAATAGACCTCTAAGAGACTTTTGTCCTGAGTGTGTTTGTACAGCTTTTGTGAGGGAGGCTTACACTGATCAGACAATCCCAGAAGGCTGGGAATCACTGCAAAAAGCCTGCCGCAAGACAGTGGTCTCAAAAGATCTGAGTCAGCTTGTTTCTATTGCTccctggaagtgtgtgtgtgcatgtgtgtgcagtgGCGCAAATAAAATGATTGCATCCTTTCTTTCACACTGCCTCTGCAGCAATAGATTCTAATCAGATATGCACAATACTGCCATTCTTTAGCACTCGGGAAACTATAAGCGCAATCATGTTTCAGTTAGCTTTTTTCGGTCTCTTCGTTTTTTTCATAACCTGCGACATTTATTTATCAAAGGACTTTTTTCGTAGTTATTTAATACTATGCACTACTTGTCTACCACACTCAAATCACAACTAACAAGTTACTCTAAAgttaaaaaagttacaaaactcaaatgtaaaaacctaaaacataatCAACAGGACAGTTTTCAACATCATAACAAACAAATCTTTTGGGCTATATTTACATTCATCTGGAAATTAAgagattttataattttttttccctgtgCCCCTCTCTAGAGAAATACCAGATGTGCCATAGATTCTCTCAGTGCTATATTCTGCTATATTTGTTTATCAAACGTCAAATCAAATGAACCAAAAAGCAAAAAAGGGAACAAATGCTATTTGGTATACTGGTATGGAACAATTCCCACCCAAACAAAGCATACATTCTGCGTAATAAGACAAGCCAATACATGATTGCATTGAAGTAACCAAACCTAAACTGTGTGTTTGACGTACTCTCTCACAGCCCTATCTAACTCAATACGACCTCAAATCCACACACCTTACGTGTGTATTCTTATGGCTTTACACCAACAGGACTCCAAGAGAGAATCAGTACAATTTTATACAATGCAGAAAACTAGAATTAAgaacacagacacatacagaagaagaaataaacatGAGAGATGGTGGTGAGTATTTTGTCGAAGGCAGGCACAGGAACCGATGGAGATGAAAGAGATTATAATACTGTATTTGGCTAAATTGATAGATGCTTGTATGTACAGCTTCCTATATACGATCTAGCGTCGTAGAGCAATTGCATCTCATGTATTTACACTACAGAAATCTGTAATCATAACTGAGGGGATGTCATTGTCGATATGTATCTTCTATTGATATGTATACTctacaatattacaatatcaaCACACAGATGACTTAAAGGTACTGTAAGCTAATTTTATGGAATAGAATCTCCATGATTAGATAGTGGCAGATCTGAATGTGACACTGTAGGAGATTCTAAGAAATTTACTGGAAGGAGTAATGGCATTGATCAGTTTGAGTTGATCAAAATGAAACGTATTTCATAACCGTGCTAATCTTTTAAGGGTGCGTGTCTACGTCAGTGGCTAAAATGGAGATATTCCACAATGGCTAACATCGCTTACAACacctttaaaacacaacaaatggattcttgtgtaaaaaaataaaataaattaataataaaatggataaaaaatgGTTCAGGCAAGccttcaaagaataaaaaaaaatcaacaaatgttAGAGACGCACAAAACAATAAGCTGATAAAGTTTTGCAACCAGTATAACCAGCTCATGCTGTATATATGCTTGCACAACGCACTTAGTCATGATTTTAAGGCCCTCAGCTTCTCTCTTCTCCCTCACACTCTCCTTCCGCAACGCTTTTTTTTTGACTAACAGGTGAATCTGTCTAAGATTTGAATTGGCGTTCGCCATGGGAGCGAAGCGTCTACTTTATTTGTCACTGGATTAGTCTCTTCTTGTCACATTTATACAACTGTAAACGGCTGTAGCCTATTTCATATCATAAAATGAGCAGTAATATTTGTAAACAACGGGCATGGCAGTCTATTTGTTATATGTCACTCGAATGTGTAAGTGTTGTGTTGGTCCAATTATGTCCAGCAGTGCATCTGGATGGTTTTCTTGGCATCTGTTGTGTGTGTAGGTCTCATAATTGTGGGTTTTGGATTATTTGGTCAGTCATGGGCCAATGTGCATCCACGTTTGGTTTTGGTGTCACCCGGCTAGTCAAGGAGGGCGGCGGAGTTGGGCAAGCCGTGGTGAGAGATGGATGTGGCAGGATTTAGAGGGGAACTTTCCTGAGTCCCGGGATCAGGAACATCTCGGATTCCGCTGCACTGACTGGCCAGCGACTCGTCCATGATGACCTCGGTCTGCATGCTGTTGGCATAGTCATCTAAAGCGTCGTCGGTACATAGCTTACTATCCTCACACAGAGACGGCTGACTGGCCGTCCTCTTCTCCTCGTTATCACtatggaaagaaaaataaataaataaaaatctacaaATGTGCACCAAGCGAGGTGTCAAAAATGACACTCCATGCATGCAAGAGAAACTATTGAGAAATTTATGCATGCAAAGGAACAACGCAACTGCAGAGCATACCTCTCCAGTGATCTGCAAATCATTAGGAAGAGCATTTCAGAGAGAAAGGAAGAGCATAAGAAATAGGGAAAGGAAATTTATGCAATAATCTGTCTAACAAACTTCACCATACCTGTATTCTCCAAAACCCTCATTATTCATTGGCCGAGCTTCAGAATCTATCTggccttcttctttttctttgacTGTAAGAAGAATACAATTCAGGGATATCTGCACATTTGTTAGTACTGTCACGTGACAATAGATTAAAATGATGTGTGTGCTTCTGTTACCTGAGTATTTTCCACCTTTGCTTCGTTTTATGAAACACAGAATAAGCAGTACCAGCAGTAACAGCACAAGGGCGCTGATGAGTCCAATGAACCAGCTCTCAGTCACAAACCCTTTACGCACCATCATGACTTCTGAAGTAGAGGAAGAAAATGATGTATGAATGTCATGACACTTTGTATGATAATAAAGGGGGAAAATATGCAAATGCTGTCGTCATTTATTCGCCTCAAAAATTCTCAAgaacttgatcaaaagtgatagcaaAGACGTTTATATTGTACAAACGANNNNNNNNNNNNNNNNNNNNNNNNNNNNNNNNNNNNNNNNNNNNNNNNNNNNNNNNNNNNNNNNNNNNNNNNNNNNNNNNNNNNNNNNNNNNNNNNNNNNNNNNNNNNNNNNNNNNNNNNNNNNNNNNNNNNNNNNNNNNNNNNNNNNNNNNNNNNNNNNNNNNNNNNNNNNNNNNNNNNNNNNNNNNNNNNNNNNNNNNNNNNNNNNNNNNNNNNNNNNNNNNNNNNNNNNNNNNNNNNNNNNNNNNNNNNNNNNNNNNNNNNNNNNNNNNNNNNNNNNNNNNNNNNNNNNNNNNNNNNNNNNNNNNNNNNNNNNNNNNNNNNNNNNNNNNNNNNNNNNNNNNNNNNNNNNNNNNNNNNNNNNNNNNNNNNNNNNNNNNNNNNNNNNNNNNNNNNNNNNNNNNNNNNNNNNNNNNNNNNNNNNNNNNNNNNNNNNNNNNNNNNNNNNNNNNNNNNNNNNNNNNNNNNNNNNNNNNNNNNNNNNNNNNNNNNNNNNNNNNATTGACAAACTTGctatttttgaattaaattaggagatataaacttgcatttgcgAGAAACAAAGTCTGCAAGTCATGTGACTGATGTACTCCAAATTGGTCTATATAAAACAGCTCATGGAATATTAAGACTTCGACATCCTGAGCAATGGAAATACTTTTGGATCCGTTTTGCACCCTGAAAGTGGCACATATTAAGACAGCTACTTCTTAACCGTGTTTGACAGTCTGGATGGTAGCGTCACATCAGCCATCCGTGTGCTGGGGAAAACATAAGGGACATGCAGAAGTTGTGCCAAGAAGAAAGTAGCGACAGATGAGAAaagatggatagagagagagggggagagagagagagagagatggggggggTGGAGGAATGGGGGAAGGGAGATGTATGGCTGCGTGCCGCTAGAGTCAGAGGGTTGTCATGGTGATTGGTGCAAAAAAGAAGCAGGCAGGCTAGTATTGACACCTTGCTAGCATCATAGTATTGGACAGCAATGCAATTCGTTGTCCATTCGAGCATGACTGAATAAATCACTGTGTTTTTCCACCAGTCCACACGGTCTCAGGTTAAGCCTCCTCTGACATCACGCAGACTTGTGCCTAGTATGGAGTACATCAGACAGTATGCATTTCCCAGTACACTCTCACAGCCAACATGACCCCATTTACTCGCTATTCAGACGAAGACATTTGAATGACAGTCAAATGGCTTCAAACCGATTTCACTTGTTCATGCTGCACGAGCCACTAATGGCTTATGTGCTTGTGATAACTCCTGGAAGACAGAGATTTGATCTAAACGGTGAAGCGGTGAAGATGTGATAAATATACAGAATCGCTCTAGCTCAAGGAAGATGAGAAtctcaattagattttttttttttttttttacataacacaCTCGACCTACAGAGCTCGCATCCACAGCCTGCAGGCAGCGTCTCGCTTATTTCTTCTCACGGTTCCCACGAGGTGCTCTTTTCGATTATATCAGGAGCACTTAGAGGCAAGTGCTGCTTTTGCAACTTTTAACAAAGTTAATGGGGCTGGTGGTGAAGGAAGGTTCCTCTGGATGGATAATCGAGGCTTGCTGATCTGAAAGAGAACCTCTGATAATATAGACCACATATACTGATAAAATGATTTCTCTTAACTATATTGTTTCACTTTAGTCGTACGTGTCCACGGCACTTCAGAGACGAGGCACGGCATGCTGCGCTTGACTGAATGCAAATCCTGTGGAATACTAAAGCAGGGCTGACCTTGACCTGTCAATACTTCTCATTTCCATATGAGATGAGTGCACTAGCACAGATTAGGTGCAGCCTAGAATTCACCTATCAATTttcccattcactgcaaagagATCAGGCTTTTTAGGTAATGGGATAAGAAGTCATGAGACATCATGAATAATCCAAAGCAGAAATGACTGATAGCTTCGAAGATTGCTGAATAGACTAATGGACTTATCTACTTTGCTGAGTGTTTTCCTGTTTACAAGTCGAGGGTAAGTACTTTGTAACTACTTTTACGTTTATCTGTTGGGTGGTGTACTTTTACAGTGTCAAAATCTGTCCGTCCCAGCTCATTATGCTGACTTTAAGCTATCTGTAGGGTGATTCCCTCAAAAGTGTAAACCCTGTGTAAACTCTGTAGTAGTGTCAAAACATAGCTTTTTGTTTGAGCGGACAAAGTGGCTCAACCAATGAAGCGAGTTCTATTTAGCTGACAAATGATCATTAAGTGTATTTGGGAAACGTGATggaaaacaaatcattatttttgcagtttagCTAAATGCTGCTCGAACAACATTTCAAGTGTTTCATGATTTTTAATCAAACTGTTGAGTTCATATACATATTCCTTCagtgaaaaatttataatttttctttacgataaatataaatttataagaaatgtttgaatattatatatatatatatatatatatatatatatatatatatataaaatgatttttaagcATTCCTTGCAGTCCCTTAAATAATTTGTAGCCATTAGatgccagtgttattttaatattattggtaTATAGTTTTATAGTTTATAGTATACTATACATTTTAGGGCTGTCATTTGTCAATTAATTAATCTAAGTAATCACAAATTACTTTTGGCTGTGAAAATACCcccaaaagattatttaaagctattttgtgttaaatccatctatccatttatctatatatctatctgtatgtctgtctagaCACACATACAATTATATGTTCGTAgtaataatacaaaatgcataTGCAAATGTTCTGACAGCAAGTGATCAGAAATGtgtatacacagacacacacacacacacacatatacacagattAATGGGTCAATATCACCATAGAGTGCTGTTCAAACCTCACAATACtcaaacattttagttttaatttcccATTCGCTTTGTCATATCATAAATAGTAGACACTCAAGCACTAAAGAAACATATTAGCTGAGCACCcacacatttttttgataattatgcGCCATTATTAAGTTATCATGgcaaatgctttatttttcattggctgaaataaaaaaaaaataaagatgtgaaACATTACCCTATatgtttttaattggatgaatgaaaaaatGTTCAATGCACAGAGTATTTTCATATGAGTTTGTAATTATTACGATGCAAGTTCTCTGGGAACGAAACCTCGATCTTGGTGTCGCTAGCACCCTGTTGAGCTTCTTTGATGGGGGTTTGTAATGGGTGTGACCTGTCAGTGTAAAGCATGTTTTGTGGTGTAACGTCAGAGCTGATGGTGTGGTCGGGCTGTCTATCAGTCTGGGAGTGATGAGGGTGAGGGGCGTGTAGGTGGTCCCCTCGGGAGCGGCTGACATGCCCCGTGTGTCACACAACCCCTCGACAGCTGCGCTCCCCCCAGTGCTCTCCACTTATCACTGGGCCCAAGGGACCTGTAACACCTCCACGCACACTCATGCACACTTACTGACAGCCTGTACCCCGTCTCCATCACACAGGGGCCCTAGATTGGAGCCAGCTACAGCATGCGGCATGCTAATGATATGCTTCCATGCAATTGTGTAGTCCAGGCCTGATTAAGGCCTAATTGAGCTGCCGTGCTTTGAGATGCGCTGGGTTTAATTATCCTCTGTGTTGTGTTGCTGTGACATGCTGTTTTGGCTTggtcaaatgttatttttgtatacATAATTATGCTTTTCTGAGCAAAACAAGGTTGTAGACTTTACTTTTTGTTTATGAAGCTCTCATTGTTAAAAATGGTTGATGATATTGGATTATTTTACTGTtctattgttttcttttatttgttactATATTCAAGTAgttttggtttttttttcttcttgatattaggttaaaatgtatgtgaatatataaaatacatttattttaggcAATGTAACTGGTTGctatgtaaagtgttttttttttttttttattaatttttttataacctCTACCACCATTTTTActgataaataaatcaatcaaatatttcactaaaataaagtgtgtgtttgtgtataaatatatatatttatattttattacatttcatttatttaatagtttGTATATAagatgtaaatataatttttttaatatatttttttaattgttatacttttaatttgttttgtttatattataatacttttatatatatatatatatatatatatcacctttaTATAAAGCTGTCTGTTACTGGCTCTTTGAATAAGTCAGATGCCCCATTGCAGGTCTGTCAGTGTAGAACAGGATGTGTCTATCCTATCTGTCTGTAGTCGAGAGCTTGAGACAGCTCCTCTAAATGCCCTCACCTGTCTCATCAGGTCAATCTCAACCCCTTTGACAGCCCCTGAGAACAGAAATCCGACATTGAGATCCAAGTCAGGTGGAAAGCATCGGGTTATATTTCGAAAGAGAAAAATCAAAAGTGAAGGTCAAAGTCGTGGCTGAATTTAGATAATCGAGAGACTTGCTAGATACTCCGGGACAAGAAAGTAGCCATGCCTGAAAAAAGCGGACCGAGGGGGAGGGGGAAAGAAGGTCAGTGGTAATGGGTTTTCCGCTTAATTTCATAATGCTATGATTGCTACATTTACCAGAGCTAATATTGACTCACTGTAGCCTTTTATGAGTTTAGGCCCCCCAACACACATCTGTCCCATGCTAGCATGTCACAAGCTCTTTCAGCAGCATTTGTCATATTAATTACCTCTTTAGTGTAGAATATCTTCATGTCTGCAGAGATTAGCCATCGTTGTTGTCTTGGCTTGTCGGAATAGGGTGAAATTTGTAATTGGGTGACCGGCCAAGTGTGCATGTCATGCGTCATCCCAAAGCACCAGAGGTGTTTTTTAATGAACGCTGGTGTTCCACAAGCTTAGTATGTCATTGCGGCTGACACTAACAAAGTGAATGTGGCCCATTTAGAGTTGAGATGGAGAGACTAAGAATCTGTGCAAGTGAATCTGTATGCAGTGGTTCCAAACCAATGAAGCACCTTCCTTTTTAGATGCTGACAtcaattaactttttttgcaAATAACATGAAAATATGCTTGATTTTTAATCCATGGCTTCATTCAAGGCTGTACAATTAATCTAGATCTacacacaaaattttaataaattgactggataattaatattaaattttagTACATACGGTGCGTTTATAACAAAAGTTGATATTCTGAAcatatttttttccaagcacatttgaccaattccaagACACATGTACAGTATCTTaatcatattttacttttaaatttgatttaaatcgttttctttcttcttttttttttgactcatttTATTGGTGATAGAAAACCTgcttaataattatgcacacctgaaTGTTTGGTGTTTTTATAGGTGATTAAAGAGTaaattaatagtagttattaagattgatgtggtttggatttgtgtgcttgtaaaaaaaaaaaaaaaaaaaaaatatatatatatatatatatatatatatatatatatatatatatatatatatatatatatatatatatatatatatatatatacatatatatacatatatgatcaGAATATCCACTTAAATCACCTAGGTCATTAAATTACCTAGTGCATCTAATTTCTATTTTATGTgtattactattttaatgtttatatatttaatttagtaaatcaATATAAACCAACCTGCAATCATTTACTTTTTAGTGATATATGTGATTGATTTATCGGTAAAAATGTTGGTTGAGGTTACATTTATACAGTGCTTTGAGTCTATGACAAAAGTGCTTTAtacatgtaattaataataataaattgctaGCTTGACCTTTGTATACACATTGGTTAATGAACACATTGACTCTACAGCTCTGCCATATGTTGCTGTCGGCTAGATAAAACTGAAGCTCTCTGGTTGGTTAATTTCCACTAGTTAATTTTCTctaaatgctgtcatcattttctaGACACCACGTTCCCacatctctcttgctctctttgtATAACCATCAGATGaatttttaatatcattattcaaTCAGAATCTGTTTGATCTTGAGGCGTCTCCGTCCCTCCctcatctctcctctctctcccttCCCCCCTCGAGCTGTGTTAGAGAGGTCTATCCACCTTTCTTGTCTTAATGAACACACTTCTTTATTTGAATTATTCACCATGTCTTTTAttccttctgtttttattgtgtctgaagggaaaaaacatcaataaataaataaacctgacGGCTACTGCTTCATTGAACATGGAAAAGAGACAACGGGAGTGAATATTTTTTCCCGGATGCTTGTCATCTTGTTGACATTGAGTGTGGTTAGAGCTTAATATCTTGCAAACTGAAAAACATCAGATAGATTTGGGTGTTGCGAGCTAGTGATGTGTATGCTACATCCCTCCATTATagtttccttgtgtgtgtgtgtatgtgtgtgtgtgtgtgcgtatgaaTAACTGAATTTGTATGTCCATGTATGGAGGAGATGCTGTGGAGACCCCGTTGCCAAGGTAACGGGGATGGAGAGAGTGGGCGGTAGCCCCTCTAACAACCTTTATTTTTCCACAGCTTCAATGTCTCTGATAGTAACCTTTAACCCAGAGAAACTATGAGAAGAGCGAGGGTTTGTAAGAAAGCAAGAAGcagaataattatgaaaaaaacacGTCTTAGACTCTGTGTTCTGCAAACATTGCCTCAGTAGCAATCTAAGATACAGGTCAGTTGTCAGGTGGTTAGGGCGGCTCTCTGCTCTCCGGTGCGTTCCCGTGCTGTCGGCGCACATCAGAGGCCTTTATGAAGATGCGAGGCCACATCCATGCGAGGAGGACCCCTGGGTAAACCGCATAGGATGTCAAGTCAATAAAGCAGAGAATTATCGGCTCAAGTCAGCGGTGCGGTGATCTGGGTGCACTTTAGAACTTTCTGCTGCAAAGCAAAGAGGAGTGTGTGCTTCTGTCGCTGTGTGAAGAAAAGCTCAACTATAAAGTGTAACATCAGGGGAGGAGGAGTCAAAGAGACCCATTCATGCTCTTGAATGAGAAATGACAGAGAAATGTTGTCCTATCCTTTATAGCTTATACTGTAGATCCTCTGTTGCTGTTTGCAGACCCGTGATTTACAGAGTTTTGTTTGTGCAGTAGTCCCTGTTCATGCTTCTCTACGCTTTATGTAGACCGTTAGTCTGTATTGATAATCACAAAAAACCTTCAATGTGgacataatctaaaaaaaaaaaaaacaaccaccaACACAAAgccaacaaaaaaacacacttcCAGATCATTAAAACAGATGTTGATTCAGTAACGTTCAGAAGAATTCGACAGCGTAATTCACACCTTATTCATTAAAAGAATActttataaaattattcattCATACTGGAACCagattgattcactaaaaagaatgtAGCTTGACTgttgattggctgtcaatgttgttgtcttgtttttgtttttctcttttcataTAATTAAGGGTCGTACACAAAAAAAGTTCACTTCATGTATAATGAtaactatacatttttaatttctttctgATTTTGTGAGGATAGAAAGAAATAATGTCAATAACTAgagaaataaaat
It encodes the following:
- the LOC128012170 gene encoding neural cell adhesion molecule L1.2, producing the protein MMVRKGFVTESWFIGLISALVLLLLVLLILCFIKRSKGGKYSVKEKEEGQIDSEARPMNNEGFGEYSDNEEKRTASQPSLCEDSKLCTDDALDDYANSMQTEVIMDESLASQCSGIRDVPDPGTQESSPLNPATSISHHGLPNSAALLD